The nucleotide window TAAAGGATAGCTCAAAGCTAGCTTTAAATTTATTGCGCAAAGGCATAATAGTAAGAGACCTCGCTAGCTATGGGATGGATGCCTTGCGTATAAGTATAGGAACAGCCTCGCAAAACTCCCGAGTAATCGAAGCTATAAAAGGTGAAATCGGCTAATGGATTTTAAGACTATTTTACAGCAGATTAGCCAACTATACTCAAAATTAAGCCTTAGACAGCGTATAGTGTCTGCTGCTTCGATAGTTATTGTTGTTGGATTTTTGGTAGGATTAAGCCTTTTTAAAACTGGCTCAAAGGGCGAATTTGACGGATACGTAGTGCTTTTTGAAAACATTAGCGCAAACGACTCAAATGCCATAATAGAGCAGCTTAATAAAGACGGTGTGGAGTACAAGCTTGCAAATGAGGGTACGATTTTAGTGCCAAAGGCTGATGTTTATAAAGAGCGTATCGCAGTTGCAAGTTTAGGAATCCCAAAAGATAGTAAGGTTGGATTTGAAATATTTGACAAGCAGGATTTTGGCTCTACTGACGCTGAACAGCGTGTGAAATATCAGCGTGCGCTTGAGGGTGAGCTAGCCCGCACCATACAGAGCCTTGAGCCTATAAATAGGGCAGTAGTAAAAATAGCAATCCCAAAAGAGAGCGTCTTTACCGAACGCCAAGCCCCACCAACTGCCTCAGTGGTGCTAAGTATCAAGCAGGGCATGAGCCTAAGCCAAAAGCAGATATTTGGGATTAAAAACCTAGTAGCTGGCGCAGTGGCAAATTTAAGCTTAAATAACGTAAAAATAGTAAATAGCGAAGGTGTGGCTCTAGGTGATGAGGAAGCCGGATTTGATAGCGATGTAATCGCTGCTCAAATGCGCTATAAGAGAGAATTTGAAAATAGCTACGAACAAAAGATAATAAACGTCCTAGCTCCAATTGTGGGCGGCTATGATAGGGTTGTGGCAAAGGTAAATATAGACTTTGACTTTGATAAAAAGGATACAAAAAGCGAGGTTTATGACCCAAATAACGTCATAAGAAGCGAGAGCAATATAGAGGAAAAACGCCAAGGTAGAGGCGCAAATGACATAGGTGGAGTACCGGGGGCGGTTAGCAACATAGGGCCAGTACAGGGGCTTGATGATGGCGGATTAAAGGAGCAGTACTCAAAAAGCTCACAGCAGACAAATTATGAAATTTCAAAAAAAATAACAAACATAAAAGGACAGTTTGCCACGATAAATCGCGTAAGTGCAGCTGTTGTCGTAGATGGAAGTTATAAAAAATCCACAGACGAAAACGGCAATGAGATAATGGAATTTGTCCCATTAAGCGAGGCGCAAAAGGCTAGTATTACAAATTTAATCAAGCAAGCAATCGGATATAACGCAACTCGCGGTGATGAGGTGAGTGTTGATAATTTTGAGTTTAAACTCAGCAAAGACGAAAGCCCTAGTAAAAAAGTCGTGGGATTTATGCAGGCTTATGTAGAGCCGTTTTTACCGCTATTAAAATATATTTTTGCGGCACTTTTACTCTATCTTTTTTACAAAAAAGTTATCGTTGTGTTTATGCATAAGATGATGGAAGACATAAAAGAAGATGACAATATGCCTGAGTATGAGGAATTTGAAGATTTAGGCGATGCTGAGGATACCATAGAAAAAGCTCGCGCTGCACGCAAGAAAATGGAAGAGCAGCTTGGGCTTGATGGGGATTTTAACGAGGATGAGCTACGCTATGATGTACTGCTTGAAAAGATGCGAAAGCAGGTGCTAGAACAGCCCGAGGATTTTTCTGGGCTTTTGCAAGATCTTATTAAAAACGACAGTGAATTTAATATACGCAAGGAGATGTGATGTTTGTCAAGCTTAATGACCAGCAAAAAATGGTATATGAAGACCTCTCCACTCCTGAAAAAATCGCCATTTTGCTTATTCAACTAGGCGAAGAGGCGACTAGTCTTGTATTTTCCCACATGGATGTGGACGTCATTACCGATATTTCGGGGCATATCGCACAAGGAAAAAGCATAGATAAGCAAGTAGCAGCTGCGGTACTTGAGGAATTTTATGCTCTAGTGCAGTCAAATCAATATGTAAGAAACGGCGGTTTAGACTATGCTAAAGAGATACTTTATCGCACATTTGGACCAGAGGAGGCGCAAAAAATACTTGATAAGCTAGCCAAAAATATGGAGAGTAATAAAAGCTTTGGCTACCTTACTAAGATTAAACCTCAAGAGCTTGCTGATTTTATTGTCAAAGAACATCCTCAATCAATCGCTGTAATCCTAGCTCATATGGATCCAAGCGGTGCAGCAGAAACTCTTAGCTATTTTCCAGATGAGCTAAGAAGTGAGGTTATAATTAGGATGGCGACTTTAGGCGATATTACCCCAAGTGTGATAAAACGCGTCTCAACAGTGCTTGAGAGTAAGCTAGATAGCCTTACTTCCTATAAAGTCGAAGTGGGCGGACCACGTGCTACTGCTGAGGTGCTAAATCGCCTAGGGCAAAAGGCTAGCAAAAGCACCATCGAGCGCATAGAGCAGACCGACGAAAGACTTGCTACTACGATAAAAGAGCTTATGTTTACATTTGAGGATATTAGCACGCTTAACTCAAATGCGATACGTGAAATTTTAAAAGAGGTTGATAAAAAAGATCTCATGGTTGCGCTTAAGGGTGCTAGTGAGCCTTTAAGAGAGAAGTTTTTATCCAATATGTCCCAGCGTGCTAGCGAAGCATTTTTAGAGGAGATGGGATATTTGGGCGCAGTGCGTGTGCGAGATGTTGAAGAAGCACAAAGGCGCATAGTAGAAACTGTTCAAAGTCTAGCTGATAAAGGAGTATTCCAAGTTGGCGAAGTTGATGAGATGATAGAATGAAAAGTAGCATAATCACAAACGAAACCTCAAGCAGGCACTTTGTGCAAAATTATAGATTTAAAGTCCTCTCTACAGAGCATGCTGATTTATCTCATGCAAGCGCAGCTAAGACAGGGTCACCAAAAGACGTAAGCGATCAAATGCAAAATGAAGTAATTAGTAGTGAGCATATAAATCAAGATATAACTAATGCTACTTCTAGTATATCGGCCACACCAGCTAATATAAACCAAAACGATAGCTTTGTCGAGGAGCTTTTAAAAAAAGTCGATGAAATGGGCGATAATGTCATTAAGCTTCAAATGCAAATAGAAAATCAAGAGCGTGAGTTTAGCTCTCGCTTAGCTAGCGAGGTGGAGCGTGCTAAAACCGAGGGGGAAGAGGTCGGTAGGGCAAAGGCTGGTGAGGAATTTACCGCTCAACTTGATGAGTTAAAAAGGCAGTATGGCTTAAGTGTGTCTAAGCTAGATGAGGCAAGTAAAAGGCTTGATGAATTTATCGCTAAAAACGAAGCCGAGCTAGGAAATACCGCCATAGAAATCGCAAAAGAAGTCATAGCAAAAGAGCTTCTTGAGGATAGCGCTAAGATAGCCTTAGGGCTTGCTAAAAAGCTTCTTAGCGAATTAGCAGGAGCTAGCGAGATAAAGCTAAGCGTAAATCCAAATGATGCTAGCTTTTTAAAAGAGAGCTTTGCAGATGACGCCAGAATAAGCGTAATAAGCGATGAGGCTATCGCAAAAGGTGGTGTTATAATTACAAGTGATGCTGGAAATATAGAGGCAAGCCTAAGTGCGCGCTTAGATAAAATAAAGTCAATGGTGGGCTAATATGATAGACGTAAAATCTATGAGTGAAAGCGAGCTAAGAGAGCTTTGTGCTAGGATTAGAGAGCGGATATTAGAGGTAGTTAGCAAGCGTGGAGGGCATCTAAGCTCAAATATGGGCGCTATTGAGCTAACAGTGGCTATGCACTACGTTTTTGACGTTAAAAAAGATCCATTTATATTTGACGTAAGCCATCAAAGCTATACGCATAAGTTGCTAACTGGACGCTGGGATAGTTTTGATAGCTTGCGTAGTTTTGGTGGCATTAGCGGCTACACTAAGCCTAGTGAGAGTGAGGCAGATTATTTTGTCGCTGGGCATAGCTCGACTTCGGTTAGCCTAGCAGTTGGCGCTGCAAAAGCCATAGCGTTAAAGGGCGAGGATAGGGTGCCAGTTGCACTTATAGGAGATGGCGCTATGAGCGCTGGTATGGCGTATGAGGCGTTAAATGAGCTGGGTGATCGAAAATATCCTTGCGTTATAATCTTAAATGATAATGAGATGAGTATCTCAAAGCCAATAGGTGCTCTTAGTAAGTATCTAAGTCAGCTAATGGCAGGGCAGACTTATCAAAAATTTAAAAAGCGTGTAGAGCGCATACTTGATTATATGCCTCAAAGTGCTGCGTATATGGCAAAACGTTTTGAGGAGGGCTTTAAACTAATTACGCCTGGAATGCTATTTGAGGAGTTGGGGCTTGAGTATATAGGGGTGGTTGATGGGCATGATATAGGCTCACTCATTAGCACGCTAAAGACGGCAAAATCGATGAAAAAGCCAGTCATTTTACACGCTCAGACTCTAAAGGGCAAGGGCTATGCGCCAGCTGAGGGTAAGTACGCTAAATGGCACGGAGTTAGCCCATTTGATTTAAAAAGTGGCGAGAGTATAAAAGGCAAAGCAAATATTAAAAGTGCGACTGAGATTTTTAGTGAAAATTTAATGCGCCTTGCAAAAGAGCATGAAAATGTCGTGGGTGTAACAGCTGCTATGCCTACTGGTACTGGGCTAGATGCACTTATAGAGCGTTATCCTGAGCGTTTTTGGGATGTTGGCATAGCCGAACAGCATGCGGTAACTTCTATGTGTGCGCTTGCAAAGGAGGGCTTTAAGCCGTTTATTGCTATTTATTCGACCTTTATGCAGCGCGCATATGACCAGC belongs to Campylobacter sp. 19-13652 and includes:
- the fliF gene encoding flagellar basal-body MS-ring/collar protein FliF translates to MDFKTILQQISQLYSKLSLRQRIVSAASIVIVVGFLVGLSLFKTGSKGEFDGYVVLFENISANDSNAIIEQLNKDGVEYKLANEGTILVPKADVYKERIAVASLGIPKDSKVGFEIFDKQDFGSTDAEQRVKYQRALEGELARTIQSLEPINRAVVKIAIPKESVFTERQAPPTASVVLSIKQGMSLSQKQIFGIKNLVAGAVANLSLNNVKIVNSEGVALGDEEAGFDSDVIAAQMRYKREFENSYEQKIINVLAPIVGGYDRVVAKVNIDFDFDKKDTKSEVYDPNNVIRSESNIEEKRQGRGANDIGGVPGAVSNIGPVQGLDDGGLKEQYSKSSQQTNYEISKKITNIKGQFATINRVSAAVVVDGSYKKSTDENGNEIMEFVPLSEAQKASITNLIKQAIGYNATRGDEVSVDNFEFKLSKDESPSKKVVGFMQAYVEPFLPLLKYIFAALLLYLFYKKVIVVFMHKMMEDIKEDDNMPEYEEFEDLGDAEDTIEKARAARKKMEEQLGLDGDFNEDELRYDVLLEKMRKQVLEQPEDFSGLLQDLIKNDSEFNIRKEM
- the fliG gene encoding flagellar motor switch protein FliG, encoding MFVKLNDQQKMVYEDLSTPEKIAILLIQLGEEATSLVFSHMDVDVITDISGHIAQGKSIDKQVAAAVLEEFYALVQSNQYVRNGGLDYAKEILYRTFGPEEAQKILDKLAKNMESNKSFGYLTKIKPQELADFIVKEHPQSIAVILAHMDPSGAAETLSYFPDELRSEVIIRMATLGDITPSVIKRVSTVLESKLDSLTSYKVEVGGPRATAEVLNRLGQKASKSTIERIEQTDERLATTIKELMFTFEDISTLNSNAIREILKEVDKKDLMVALKGASEPLREKFLSNMSQRASEAFLEEMGYLGAVRVRDVEEAQRRIVETVQSLADKGVFQVGEVDEMIE
- the fliH gene encoding flagellar assembly protein FliH; translated protein: MKSSIITNETSSRHFVQNYRFKVLSTEHADLSHASAAKTGSPKDVSDQMQNEVISSEHINQDITNATSSISATPANINQNDSFVEELLKKVDEMGDNVIKLQMQIENQEREFSSRLASEVERAKTEGEEVGRAKAGEEFTAQLDELKRQYGLSVSKLDEASKRLDEFIAKNEAELGNTAIEIAKEVIAKELLEDSAKIALGLAKKLLSELAGASEIKLSVNPNDASFLKESFADDARISVISDEAIAKGGVIITSDAGNIEASLSARLDKIKSMVG
- the dxs gene encoding 1-deoxy-D-xylulose-5-phosphate synthase, with amino-acid sequence MDVKSMSESELRELCARIRERILEVVSKRGGHLSSNMGAIELTVAMHYVFDVKKDPFIFDVSHQSYTHKLLTGRWDSFDSLRSFGGISGYTKPSESEADYFVAGHSSTSVSLAVGAAKAIALKGEDRVPVALIGDGAMSAGMAYEALNELGDRKYPCVIILNDNEMSISKPIGALSKYLSQLMAGQTYQKFKKRVERILDYMPQSAAYMAKRFEEGFKLITPGMLFEELGLEYIGVVDGHDIGSLISTLKTAKSMKKPVILHAQTLKGKGYAPAEGKYAKWHGVSPFDLKSGESIKGKANIKSATEIFSENLMRLAKEHENVVGVTAAMPTGTGLDALIERYPERFWDVGIAEQHAVTSMCALAKEGFKPFIAIYSTFMQRAYDQLIHDACLLNLPVVFAMDRAGIVGEDGETHQGAFDISFLNAVPNLILCAPRSEASMAHVMDFAYACSGALAMRYPRGGFLLDKFDEFRGAKPLSLGKAEVLKSANSDVVLICYGNGVGRGAEVLTLLLNAGLEVSLVDLVFIKPLDKELLLGLARDKKRWYVISDSAKNGGVGDILSAFLQENSLHDVALYSFEYKDEFIKHGNTKDVERDLGISADFIVDKILKDNKYYL